The genomic stretch ggtataccaaaaccgaatgagaagagcttacaaccgaagagtccacagaagggacttgaaagtaggggatctagtcctaagaaagtcggccgccaccaacaagggaaacattcatggtaaactaacggccaactgggagggtcccttcaaagtggttgaagaaatgaggtcgGGTACATACCGGGCCgaccgacatggagggtgtgcctcgatgagccattggaacaccgacaatctcaggaaatactttgtgtagcggcggaggtgtccaaaacaattgttggcaccccaacgcatgtttacatctaatgaagaatcacccaatttttccatcaaagtgtttatcccctccgcggtcatatcgaggtagacgccgcgGCCCAAGCCGGGCAATCACCCCAAGAATctttgtcgcgccgtaacccctagtcgcctcggcccgccaAAGGCGGgcgggggacacaacggtcgatacgccaaagaaTGTCGTCGCGccagtaacccctagtcgcctcggcccgccgaaggcctgggggggacacaacggtcgatacgccaaagaatgccgtcgcgccgtaacccctagtcgcctcggcccgccgaaggccgggcaggggacacaacggtcgatacgccaaagaatctttgtcgcgccgtaacccctagtcgcctcggcccgccgaaggcctggcaggggacacaacggtcgatacgccaaagaatgctgtcgcgccgtaacccctagtcgcctcggcccgccgaaggcctggcaggggacacaacggtcgatacgccaaagaatgctgtcgcgccgtaacccctagtcgcctcggcccgccgaaggcctggcaggggacacaacggtcgatacgccaaaaAATGCTGTCGCGCcataacccctagtcgcctcggcccgtcgaaggcctggcaggggacacaacggtcgacacgctaacatgttcacaacggcggttgggaagagcaaatccgacgcctcggctagaccgagagtgagAGATGAAGCGACCAACACGCTAACATGTTcgagaaaaagacgttaaacgcagttgagatacgcattctagctgcctcggctaagtcgaaggtaaaaatgaaaaagcgttcaattaataacgcaagaagacaagaaaagacctcggccaagccaaaggcaaaACAAGCAAACTTTCATTAATGATAACAGATTACAAACGAGaagaatgcagacgacggccgtccccatagggattagccaaaacgcaacctaccaaagttttacaaaaacaaggaaaagaaaagcaaaaggttacaaacatgacatttgaagcgccaaaagatggcagggaggaaaggctcagtagttggcccccgaacagctaaagctatccgagacgccgggtgagtctggtgacgaccgcccgtctccctacgctTGATGCGCCCACCATCGCAGAAGCAGTTAGCCGTCAACTTCGGTGGCCGGCCCAGAGGAAAGCTTGTCATCTCCACATGCCTTCAGCCTTTCAGCCTCCTCTTCGGCCTCCTTCATCTTTGTATCATAGGCCGCCATGGCCTCGGCTATCTGAACCGCCTTCGCCACCTCCTCCTTTTCCGCAACCGCTTTTTCCGCggcatcggccatctcatccagaagctgttCAAATTTTTCCCACGGGAAGGAGTCTTCAGGAATGAGCCTCCTGATTACCTCCCGGTCGCTTCCTCGGCCCGATCACGGAATTGAGCGCACAGGTCAGGGAGGATCTTAGTTTGAAGcacctcaatatctttctccctttgggcaagaacAGCCCTAGTGTCCGCGAGTGCCTCCGACTGAGCCTCATACATCTCCCTCCATTCTTCCCTTTTGACAACAACGGCGTCGTAGccacccttatacctgtcccgctcctccaaagAATCGGGCGAGGTGGCATCGCAGCCTCTACCAGGCCCTCTCGACCGCAGAGGCGCTTCTCGGCCTTCCTCCGCACGCTTCCGAGCAGctaggaggtcaagcttagccttcccggcttctccctttgcagcggagagatcaagcttaagccgttggATCAGTGGCCCAGCCTGGGCCATGGCCTGTTCTTGCTCCATAAGGTAGGAGCCGGCcagttgagtccacttcgccagcctcttggatattcttgtaccctctgccacaagctcggcggggggaaccttctggagtacggagtcaacggtgacattcctatcacccgccttctcaggctgcttctctaattgccgctcAGTAAGAACGGCGGCttccgacggcggatctacaaaaaatttacacagcgcatccatgtcaacattcattgacacatcgAGAGTCTcgtcatcgggaatgcataacGAATCGGCCTAAGTCGAACCACGGagttaggtccgtaccagtccGGGCCCTCTTAGACGGAGAACCGGGTGAATCTTTCTTTTCCCCGGCGACGGTAGAAGCCGGCAGTGGCTCTCTTCTCTTCTTcggaggaggagggcccttcgcaacggtcaccacctcctcggagacatcgatgacctccacatgtTCCTTCTGGGCCGTTGGGGTCGAAGAAGGAGTTGGGATTGACGCCGTTGCCAACCTGGACGCTGCCTTTGgttttctcttcggcacgcctccgagaacccgtgcttgagccgccgCCGGATCCAAAGTGCCTTCACCGCTTAtccataagttcgttgggagccgTCTACGATCACGCGCGTCGCCCTGAAGGTGCCGCTCAACgacgttcccgtccttatcaagccctaacctcttcaaggtcctctcgcatgatcctggccaaaccggtctgcaagaaaccagacaagagttacataaaagaagtaaaacaaagctctaaaaaacAGGAGTgtaacaggcaaagatgggcctcacaccgaccctactcaccctggttgagggccggtatgaggccgacgcggcaaagcagctcatcctgaagaataatccgagtcggggcacccatcccttctcaaagATCAAACAAGCAGATCGCCCGCTCCTCGTCCGCACCAAGAGGAACCCacggcatccatcttgagcttactctgggagacccatttttcacgctccctcttactctcgcaccgtaagttgacttggtgctggaaggaccggggcagcggatagtcatccggcacttcgacatacacccaccgccccttccagtccttgcaggaagaaagcttatcaacagagAGGACGCCGGCTCCATCTCGCACGccgtaccaccccaccttaccacggggtcgatgcccgaagatgatgaagccggcggaataagttaactgtgggtacctcccccttgaaaagacagagccacacgaagccaactatcgtcctaatggccaacggatgcagttgagccacggcgacgttcatagctttgatgatggccgcgacgtatttattcaaaggaaaccggaggccatactccagatgcctgatatatacgccgatatgacccggaggagggcaacagaccgcctgaccctccccagggataacaattttgtacccctcaccgaagtagaaatgaccctcgaaaagagttccaccGAACAAtctggcgaatttattggtccgGCACGGTCCAGACCGATCATGCacgcctcgccgtgatccaggatatgcggcctctcttcaccagaaggaatcctttcctcacagtcatcatcaacatcatcatcctcccaaccctccagAGCCTTTGGATCGACTTCaggagacggagacctagggcccccaaaccttatcgggatggcgtttagtatctcctcctcatcaagacgcgacggggaaccccggcCGCAGCAGCTTACTAGGTCCgcaccagcagaagacatgttacaacaaaacttacgagttaaaaagagaatttatttgtttaccttgaagaaaaatgccACGCCGGAGCAATGATTCTGAAatctagagagaagtttcgtcaaagagggctagaaagaagaaaatttttgagaaaatgaaattggtgcccaatttcagggattaactgccctatttataggggaaggcccataaagaaggaccaatcagggcacagcccatgaaacgccagccaatcagcaaacagacacgtgtcagacatgcagccacggaatgtcaatcattgcaacagttgaacgtcaatcaatgcaacagtgaccaagcgtcttcaacacgccccttcaaatctctctgcctattcatcttcctcaacaaattcctaagtatctgttctccgccggccacatgatcaaccaagcttgtcagcaccggctggggcaatcaaaagcacacggcgctcacaacctcggtcccggccagcaccactttcttttccacatcggatgtccattacacaaccatgtggaggggggatatggtacggcctaagcagagccacGCCGAAGTAGGAGAAGCCGAGGCAGAAAATTTTTGTCCAaagcagaatatacgctcaacatacatcggagcccataccacggcatagactacgctgggggcaaattgatggggcatattctcgcacccccGACcgatcaacatattgagcaaggtcaaagatatccacaaagcaAGTCAACGGCTTTAGACGGCCCTAACCGACGCCACTGCCGGCTTTGTCTCTCGTGCCTCGgcggggacaactagccagccgaggcacacatccgcgaactcatatccaagacccctcggcggtgagtcaacagggcccgccggactgccatgggtccctcggccaaggggtagatcagtctttccacctgctagccacttggccacttggccactacgtgacaaaaggtgaaagtctataaatactcctcaactctcattgaggaaaggatccagaattgaacctaagaatcactattcatctggtaatatcttctttatctctctacaatatatacttcgccaagtaacaacaacttatctctctaagttcactgacttgagcgtcggagtgagttcgctcggcccaaagccgagccctcagtttgttcatcgtttcaggagaccgcaaggaggattcaactaaagacgtcattctacaagcacgggtggtaccgtataaactgctctggaattacacccggaacaataccGAAATCGAATTACAACGAAATTAGATTTGACCGCATATTCTTAGTTTAAACCTTTCGTTGTATAAACGAATATCATAGTTTCGTAAAAAGGAAACCCTTCACCTTCCAATTCTTTTCGCCTTCTTATTAAAATTATTGGTTTCTAAAAAGATTAGTAACTACAAAATAATATATTAGATTTATGTAAATATAGGAGAAAAAATTCTTAACTCTGTTATCAAATTAATATACGGATTTATATAAATGAGTAGAATAACTAAAACCACATTTTTATTGTGTACAACCGTGTCACACTATGAGACTTTCCTTTATGTAAAAAGATAATCcatttattaataataaataaataacgtTTTTATAAAAGTGACCGTCTCACGACGTGAGACCGTCTTATAGTACCATCTCTCGCTAGCGTGTTATGTGACAACATCAGAAGTGTATTTTGGGCAAAACACattatatcaatgaatgaaatgtTTGGCATTTCGGAATCATATGCCATACGAGTGGATTTACTATTTGTTTCAAAAGGGATTGAATCTACCATGCATTACTACGTGTGTGGATATGTTTTAAGCGTAGATTGGTTGTCGATGGCCATATAGGGAATAAATTCTccaccaaaatgataaaaattctCAATTAATACGAACAAAAAAAGTAAATATTCTTCTAAAAAAACGCGTCTTAAATGAGCAACGATATATatttaataaaatcaaaaaacATAAACTAGAAATATATAACTCACATAGAAAAACCACGGATTTCGACTATTTTGCTAGTATTCACACTAGCTATTATCTTTGTGTATGAAAATAAGGGTATACCACTTATACGAAATCGGTTGTTCTATTTGATAACCGTCATCAAACGTGGATGTCATTATACCTTCAAGATAACTACGAAGGTCCTAAAAAGGTCCACGTCAAATATATGAAGTCCCATATTAATGGTAGACTTAGCGTCTTAGAGTAGTATAATATCTTTGCATGTGTTGTTTGGTTTTTTATATATCAGTTCATCGCACACACAACATGATTTATGTAACCGTACTTAGAGGGGTTACCAAATTACAAAGACCCCTTAAACACCCCTTAATTAACAATTAAAATCAACTTTAGACCATTGTTAGTCCTATACATGCATTATCGGGGAATCCATCCGTGTGAATCACTTTTGTGTCGCTGGCTGATTTAGGTTTTGTTTTGATTGGTACAAAGAAAATTAATACAGATATAAGTTTAACCTGGAGTCGTGTCCTTTCGGTTTACTCAACCAAATTTTGAGTTTTACTAGGTGGGTTTAGAATAGTCCGGATCAGATGTCCTAATTAAAATTATAAAAGCTTTTGCTTGTTATAGTCCAAGTCACCAACACACCACCACAATCCTTTTCCAGAGAGTTATGTTTTACTCTTTTTTCTTAAATTCTAGGGTAACTCATCTAACAAATTTTCAACTCTATTTTTTATGAACGAAGTTCATTttatcttaaaattggattaatATGCTATCCGTCGTAGTCATTTATTTACTTAATTATTTCGTTTAtgtgtgttttatttatttatttatctttctacATTAGAAATATTTATGGAGGGTAATGTGATCACCCTCATTACTTATTGTCCACTTGTCATTCAATAATAATACCCACAAATTATTCAAAATATATCTTCATTATCTTCTGAGTTATATATTCAAATCTTTTTGTATATTTTAATAATTCATGTCCATATAACTTTTCGTAATTCGCTTGTACACAATCTCCATTAATGATTGTTTGTTGCGGCTAGGTTTAGGTCTCTTAGGCTCTTAGCTTTGTTAGTCAAGCTTGTATAAATAATGTTGTcatgtacaattttttttttcaaaaataatcATTGTATTTCATTAGAAAAGAAAATACATATGCAAAAACTATCACactatcaaacaaaacaaaatatatcCTGTTAAAAAGAGGATAAAACCGAGCTGTATGCGATAACTAGGAACATAGATGATTTATAAGCCTATGATTATCTTTCTGTTTAGTTTTCATGAACATTCAAATTAATAGCCACCAGCTAGCTATAGGATTTTCCTTTGGACAACAATTTTGCTTTCATGCATGTTCAATGTATTATATATTCAGTTCTTATTGATTCCAAGTTCTATCACAAATAGTCTCCTACTCTTTCCGTGGTCTTTGTGCCAATTTCAAAGGTAGCAAATGATCGGGATGGAGGGATTACCACGTTTAATGATTGTACAACTCTTTGTATTGTACTTACAAAAGTATGTAGAGAATAAGTGTTAGCTATTTAACTTGAGTCCCCATTTTTTTACGGTTATCATAAGGTAGTCTCTTTAGTCAAATAAAAGAAATGAAGAATATGATTCTTGTTTAAAGGAGGTGATGGAAAATTCTTACGCTATGGTGTAAATTTGAATAATGAATCTACTTTTTTTATATCCGTTATTGCGCATAGATGCTTTcgaatactataaaaatagcttAGGTGGTGGTATGGTTGGGGCAAGCGAGACGCAACATTGAAATTATTAACATCTTCACAAATTTCAAGGTATGAAGACTTTTGGTGCatgaaactaattattgttgttattttttaaatAAGTTACATGCTATTTGATTTGGTTTTATTACTTTCATGGTTTTGAATGAAACTAAGTGATTAAGATTCTTGTGTAACATGTACCATTAAAGCTCGATATGGCTACGATGCAAGAACAAAATGTCGCGGTTTGCGAGAAGACAGTCAAGCAGCCACAAAATGGTACCCAAGCCACCATGAATAACCAGACCCATTTTGCTATGACCTTAGCTAGATCTCATAACTGGTCAGGCGCTCCGGTTGGCACTTTTCCGGAGAAGATTTTTCCCAATAACAGTGCCATATTTACCCACTTGAAGGGAAACTTTTTTGGTTCCAAAGCGGCAGTGGTGTATAATGGGAAAAATGCATCAGGCGGGGACTGTTCGTGGGTTTTGGCATGGCATGCACCCGCAGATAACACATCACCTCAGACTCCTAACAGGGTAAATATGAATTATTTTAAACGCACGCACGTAATTATATTGGTGATGATAAGTTGATTAATCATTTTATTAGGTTGCAGTTTATTTTCCTTGgatcattttaattttttttacttggTTTAAATGCAGGTGTATGTTGTATGTGGCGCAAAACAAGTCATTGCCAATCTGACCTTTGATCAAATTCAGCAAAAGTTGGACACTGCATTAACTTTTGACACTTCCACCGACGCAGCTACGAAGACACGTGCTGACGGCAACATCAGTGACACAGTCCCAGACATTGCTACTCTTATCGCGGACTTTAAACTTATCCAGTAAAGTCATGGACCATAGTTGTCCATATATATAAAGTACTGTAATAATAAAGGGTCGAAAAATTACCGTGTAATCTATGCCTTCATGTTTGCTTCCGGTGCATGTACACTGGTTGCTAATACTATTACCTATTAAGAAGGTTAAATAAATCAGTAAAGTGAGTAATAATTATGACCATAAACTTTATTGTAGTCTATTTACATTGTCAAATTTGCGAGCCTAGTTACTTGTACAAGAACGCATGAGGATGAGTTTGCGATATTGAAGCCAACGCTCGTATATAGCCTTAAACTAATTGATTGGCTTTCAATAATGACCCCCTTTGAGACTACAAGTATAGAAATTTGTGGCCTACGAATAATTTTTTCGTAGAAGTTAAAAAAAAATTCCGCAATTTTTCATTTATTCATAATCACATCTATAGTGTTTCAAACCACAATATATGAATAAGAGCATGTACTCATGGGACAAATAGTATACTACTACAAAACCCTTGTCTTTATGACGCTTCCACATTGACACTTTTCCAAAGCGTGGAGCGTATTTTATTGGGTATTATGAATTCCCTCTATTCATTGCGTCTAAATTTTGAGGTCCCGCCCAACTTAACTTTTCATCGTTAAAAAATCGTACCTTAGCGCAATTGTGAAGAATTCAAAAGTCAATTTTTTCTTTCATCCTCTAAAGTAAGACAAAACCTTACTAGATCTAGAATCTGAGTTTCCCATGTTCACCAAAATACATGAAAACGCCCTTCTCTCCCTCCGATCCCGTTTGTTTTCATCTTCACGgttgttttcttcttcatctctctATTTCTTATAGGCTTTGAAATATGCACTACCAAGATTGGTTCATCATCTACACCTTCAATTCACTACATGGTCTCTAATCCTCTCGTAAGTTCTTACTTCAAACCAACCCTAATATGAAGTATCTCTTATTCTTTGTTTTGATTTTTATGTTAATTTTGTAATTTCTGTCCAATTTACATGATTTTCTATCTAATTTGGTGTATAAAGGCCACTGAATTCTCTTCATTCTATGATTAATTTGTGGGTTTTGT from Silene latifolia isolate original U9 population chromosome 5, ASM4854445v1, whole genome shotgun sequence encodes the following:
- the LOC141656795 gene encoding jasmonate-induced protein homolog, whose protein sequence is MATMQEQNVAVCEKTVKQPQNGTQATMNNQTHFAMTLARSHNWSGAPVGTFPEKIFPNNSAIFTHLKGNFFGSKAAVVYNGKNASGGDCSWVLAWHAPADNTSPQTPNRVYVVCGAKQVIANLTFDQIQQKLDTALTFDTSTDAATKTRADGNISDTVPDIATLIADFKLIQ